The following nucleotide sequence is from Populus nigra chromosome 15, ddPopNigr1.1, whole genome shotgun sequence.
ATTTGCAAAGTTGAGCACTTTATTATGGGCGGGGTGGTAAAGAGAAAGGAAGGCCAATGAGATGTCCAAATGAACATTGGCTCAACAGTGATGAAAGGGAAAATAGATTGTGTACACTAACAATGTCCTTTAAACTATTGGTTCATGAAGGTACACATCCATGAAATTAAGCCGTGAAGAGGACAGATAGCACAAGATGATCCAGGAAGACTTGGGCATAACACAAACAGAATTTTAATTCCCCTCATACTCGATCCCTTTTCAGTTCTTCCAGCCTTCTGATTCTAACAAGTAATATAAGCAGAGCATAAAGTGGGTTTAgaagaaaattaaggaaaaaacacAAAGGTTCTCTTAGGAAACTACATAGCCAATACTCTAACAATAGGATACGGCAAGTATCTAACAGAGCAAGAGGAAAACAGTACATAGGAATCTACAACACAttcataaaaaatctaattatcaaTACTCCGGGCATTATGAACTTCAAAACTGTCAAGTTATAGCAAAGAAAACGTAGATAAAACCAATAAACAATACAGTCAACCACATAACTTGTAACCAAATATTGTATAGTCTAGTATTTCCCACCAGGCTCCTTTCCACCAAACCCCCACCCCACCTCCTCGACCCCATCCTTCTTGAACACATCGCTTCAATCatccaaacaaacaaacacttgTTAAATGGTATTCTGCATCCACCCCAAACAACTCCTCTCAGTCAAatcacttctttttattttaccatACCACACCTGAAACGAATAAAATGAAATCCAAGACCAAAGCACTAAATCACATTAACCCACAACCAATTACCCTATAAATCCACCTGGGAAATAAAAGCGAAAACATGAATGTAACTGTAATCACTAAGGATAACCACTCAACATGCTCATGTGCCAACCAATAGaaattaacaaaatgaaaaataaagctCTAGTAAAATCCATGAAACCCAGATTCATTAATCAGGGGGAAATGGGGGGGAAAAACCAGCAACACAATCCAATCACACATTACAGTTCTCCCACCAAATGAAAATTCCAAACATATGCTTCAACGTCCTCTCACATCAAACCCAACAAAGAAATCCCCTAGACAAACCACAACCAAACTCAAAAAACACTGATGTATAATGACATAcaatcaaaaccaaacaaaaaccaCCAATAAAATCACTAATCACACCACAAAAAAACCCAACCACCTACATTTCAGAGACATGTCAAAATCAACTACCTAAACGTGCCTTAACAcatgaaagcaataaaaaaaaacaaacaaaacctacCAATAAAACCATCCAAAAAATCTACTCAATCCTTTTGAGCTTCCAAACCCATCAACAAAGcccaacaacaaaaaacaagacTAGAAGGAAACTGTCCAAAAAAACCGATCGATCAATCAAATCccatcaaaatacacaaaacccacaaaaaaaatcatcaataaataccAAAATCGCTACCTTTAATAAAAAGATCGATAAAAACCGTCACTCCCTAATGCCCACCATGCTCCTTAGCATGTTGCTGGTGCTCAAGATGACGGCGTTCCTCGGGAAGAGCAATAAGGTAAGACAAAATCATGCCACCATAGCAAACATGAAGAAGTGGATCGATTGAGCTTGTTTCTATATACTTCGCATGGTAATTATCCATTCCTCTTTGCACTGCTTTCTTCACATAACCAATTGACAGCATCGGCTTCACGTGGTCGGGCAATTCCTTAACTTTCAAGCCCTTAATTTCGCTGTAGAGCTTCCTTAATGCCATTTGATCGAGTGGGATCGATGAAAccctaaacctattttttttaatttggggaTCAGGTTCTCGTTGATGAGCGGAGAGAAATGTATAGAGAGAGGCGAGAGGGTGGGGAGTGGGGAGCGAAGGGAAGATTCTGGTACGGTTAATTTGATGTGTTTGTAAAATCATGGACCGTCAATATTGGTGATATCCATCTCaatgaaaattttgatatttttttaatttaacacttttttttaaaaggtaaaataacacagtttaaaaataaattgtgaaataatatagtttatacATGTCATGGCTAGAAAATACAAGATTTAAAGTTATCAATGTTTGGAAATGCAAAGAATTTCAGATGAATTggcataaattataataaaaatatagaagagaaaaaaaaaagttttaaaggCACATAAAAGCTCCAATTACAATATCATTGTTACTATAAAAATTTTTCAAGAAGACAAATCTAATGacacaaaaaaatcatcaacaatgccAGAGTAGGCCACATTTTCGCCCAAAGAAGGCAAGTGGCTCATTTACTTTTGGCAGTAAGTGTAGCCCACTCTAGTCataattagtgatttttttgtgttgtttgatttatttcatCGATATTTTTCTAATAGTACTAGTGAAGTTGTTATTACTTATTTTTGGACCTCACATGGTGAAGATGGTGTGTATCTCTTTTGAACTGAGTGTAGGAGTTTAGCTCATGTTTGCTGGAAGATTgacaaaaacagagaaagaaatattttttcgaAACCCTGTTTGAGttgttttctgctctctttatccttcccttttgctgccaaaatcatcaggttttcttagattgatcaggagtcttcataatgctaaattcgttcattctttatctggtctttaaggttcgataaatccctcagaatttgcactaaaagaATTGGTTCTGCTGCTGTagcaattttttgttccaacttaggctctgattctgacttgggttcgtacgatatctgaccatcctagctatattctgtcactcatgacatgttgacctacacctttattgggtcctagaGATCACTGTTCTTAGGGTAGACtctcagtcagatttggatgctcgaTATTGTCAGATTAAgaaaacctttttgaccaacaagATTCCTGCCGGATTCTGTTATCTAAAACAATCTTATCTCACTTcgaatccttcatcaaagttgtagtctgggacacgtagatgaatttgagctttcgaatcgcttgattttgatatcagaagctcaagatattcccatttgaatatctagtgtgaaagcagggattTCTACCACAATAAGGATtttttgcccaagttcgcgggattgattcaaaggattttttttggaccaaggactgaatcaaAAAGTGCTAAAataagggattgaattgaagaaggatattgaaagttggagaggggggctggatcatcataaatgacaggatttttaccacaccgaataaggaaaataagactTTGCAGCATGCACCCTTAcccatctgatttctttccttttttttctctgtaaattcttgttgttttcctttatcatcacgcctgatttttggagctgcaaccatgtttttattgcctcatttcaaagggagcagctggccttatggaaagaaagaaaaaaaccacacCATCCTCTaaaaaactggaaagaaatcagaaatCAGAATCagaatatttaagtttttttgtgtgtttttttactgcaaatcagtagggatttgcatcctagaattaatgcattgaatctttcctaaatagagatatgtctagactatatataagcccTTCTAATGACCTAACGGGGGCAGAAAAGAAAGAgcataaaaaggagaaaaaccaGAGAGAAAGGAATAGAAAAAACAGCAAAg
It contains:
- the LOC133674793 gene encoding uncharacterized protein LOC133674793, which produces MALRKLYSEIKGLKVKELPDHVKPMLSIGYVKKAVQRGMDNYHAKYIETSSIDPLLHVCYGGMILSYLIALPEERRHLEHQQHAKEHGGH